GGAAGGTATTCAGGTCGCGGTTGTTGACGCCCACCGCCTCCGCTCCTGCGGCCAGGGCCGCTTCCAGCTCGGCCTCGGTGTGCACCTCGACCAGGGCACCCATATCAAGTTCTCTGGCCACGGCCAGGCACTCCCGGAGCAGGGAAGGCTCGAGCGCGGCCACGATTAGCAGCACCGCGTCCGCTCCGGCCGCGCGGCCCTCGAACACCTGATAGGGGCCGAGTATGAAGTCCTTCTGCAGGACCGGCAGGGAGCTGACCGCCCTTGCCCGGGCAAGATAGTCGAGACTACCCCGGAAGAACTCGCGGTCGGTCAGGACCGATAGGGCCGAGGCCCCGCCGGCGGTATAGGCCCGGGCCAGCCCCTCCGGCGAGAAAACGGGGCAGAGCAGGCCTCTGGAGGGAGAAGCTTTCTTGAGCTCGGCGATTATGCGCACCGGTCCCCCGCCCCGGCGCAGTGCCCCCGGGAAATCCCGGGCGGGGCCGGCCTCTCGCGCTGCCCGAATGACCTCCGCGAGTGGTCTCTGGGCGGCACGTACCTCGACCTCACGGCGCTTGTGGTCCAGAATTCTCCCCAGCATCAGGCCGCCACCTGCCGGCTAAAACCCACCAGTTCCTCCAGCTTTTCCCTTGCCCGCCCCGAATCGATGGCCGCCTCCGCCAGGGCCATTCCCTCGCGGAAGTCCCCTGCCCTTTCTGCCGCCACCAAGGCAAAGGCGGCATTGAGGACCACCGCCCGGCGCCGCGGCCCGTGCTCACCTTCCAGCACGGCGCGGATCAGGGCAGCGTTGGTCCGGGCATCGCCGCCGGCCAGATCGGAGGGCCGGGCGTAGGGTATTCCCAGATCGGCAGGGTCAAAGACATAGCTCGTGACCCGGCCTTCTTTCCATTCCGCCACCAGGGTGGAGCCGGTAACCGTGACCTCGTCCAGGCCATCGCTGCCGTGCACCACCAGCGCGTGTCTGCTCCCCAGTTCTCCCAGGACGCGGGCAACGGTTTCCCCCAGGTTTCGGTCATAAACCCCGACCAACTGCGCCGGGGCGCCGGCGGGGTTGCACAGGGGTCCCAGAAGGTTAAACACGGTCCGAACCCCCAGCTCCTTTCGGGGACCGGCGGCGTGCTTCATGGCCGGGTGAAAGGCCGGGGCCAGGAAGAAGCCAAACCCCACCTCCTCCAGGCACCGGACCACCTCGGCCGGTGCCAGGTCCACCTTAATCCCCAGTTCCTCCAGCACGTCCGCGCTGCCGCACAGGCTGGAGACCGACCGGTTACCGTGCTTGGCCACCGGCACCCCGCAGGCGGCCACCACCAGAGCGGCGGCAGTGGAAATATTGAAGGTACCGGCTCCATCCCCGCCGGTGCCGCAGGTGTCCACCACCATCGGGT
The DNA window shown above is from Clostridia bacterium and carries:
- the trpC gene encoding indole-3-glycerol phosphate synthase TrpC; protein product: MLGRILDHKRREVEVRAAQRPLAEVIRAAREAGPARDFPGALRRGGGPVRIIAELKKASPSRGLLCPVFSPEGLARAYTAGGASALSVLTDREFFRGSLDYLARARAVSSLPVLQKDFILGPYQVFEGRAAGADAVLLIVAALEPSLLRECLAVARELDMGALVEVHTEAELEAALAAGAEAVGVNNRDLNTFRVDLSVTERLTKLIPRGVVVVAESGVRSREEVMRLAACRVDALLVGEALVRAADAAAKLRELLGSEAEA
- the trpD gene encoding anthranilate phosphoribosyltransferase, which produces MSLADCLARLVEGQDLDEKEAEAAMAAIMEGQATPAQIGAFLAVLRLKGETVAEITGFARAMRARALSVRTRHPMVVDTCGTGGDGAGTFNISTAAALVVAACGVPVAKHGNRSVSSLCGSADVLEELGIKVDLAPAEVVRCLEEVGFGFFLAPAFHPAMKHAAGPRKELGVRTVFNLLGPLCNPAGAPAQLVGVYDRNLGETVARVLGELGSRHALVVHGSDGLDEVTVTGSTLVAEWKEGRVTSYVFDPADLGIPYARPSDLAGGDARTNAALIRAVLEGEHGPRRRAVVLNAAFALVAAERAGDFREGMALAEAAIDSGRAREKLEELVGFSRQVAA